The sequence GCCGGCATATTTTGATGACAGTCAAAGACAGGCAACCAAAGACGCTGGTAAAATCGCTGGCTTAGATGTTAAGCGTATTATTAACGAACCAACCGCCGCCGCGCTAGCTTATGGCTTTGATAAAAAGAAAGGTCAGAAAGTTGCGGTTTATGATTTAGGTGGCGGAACTTTTGACGTTTCTATTTTGGAAATTTCTGAAGATACAGTTGAAGTTAAATCAACTAATGGTAACACTCACTTAGGTGGTGAAGACTTTGACCAGATTTTAGTTAACTGGATTATTGATGAATTTAAGAAAGATCAAGGAATTGATTTATCAAAAGACACACTATCTCTACAACGTATTAAAGAAGCGGCCGAAAAAGCTAAGATTGAATTATCAACAGTAACTGAGACTGAAATCAATCAACCATTTATTACATCAGATGCCTCAGGTCCAAAGCACTTAGTTATGAAAATGACTCGTGCAAAACTAGAATCATTAGTTGGTGATTTAGTAGAGCAAACAATTGAACCATGTAAAAAAGCTTTAGCTGATGCTGGTATGACAGTTAATGATTTACAAGAAATCATTATGGTTGGTGGTATGACTCGTATGCCTTTAGTCTTAGAAAAAGTAAAAGCTTTCTTTGGTAAAGAGCCAAACTTAACTGTTAACCCAGACGAAGTTGTTGCTTTGGGCGCTGCGGTTCAAGCTGGTGTTATGCAAGGTGATATTCGCGACGTTTTATTACTAGATGTTACACCGTTAACCCTAGGTATTGAGACGTTGGGCGGCGTCGCCACGCCTTTGATTGAAAGAAATACAACTATTCCAACATCAAAATCTCAGATTTTCTCAACAGCAGCCGATTCTCAAACCAGCGTTGAAATTCATGTAGTTCAAGGTGAACGACCGATGGCTAGCGACAATAAGAGTCTAGGCAGATTTATTTTAGATGGTATTCCACCAGCCCCAAGAGGAATTCCTCAGGTTGAAGTTGGTTTTGATCTTGATGCTAACGGAATTCTAAATGTTAAAGCCACTGATAAAGCCTCAGGTAAGGCTCAGCACATTACGATTACTGCTTCTTCAGGTTTGTCTAAAGAAGAAGTTGAGAAGATGCGTAAAGAAGCTGAACTACACGCTGATGAAGACAAAAAGAAGAAAGATTCAGCTGATGTCAAAAATCAAGCTGAAGCAGTTGTCTTCCAAACTGATAAATTATTGAGTGAATCAGGCGATAAGATGAAAGCTGAAGATAAGACTGATTTGGAAGCTAAGTTAAAAGCTTTGAAAGATGTTAAAGATACTGATAAGTATGATGACATTAAAAAAGCCATGGATGAGTTGAATACAGTAGCGCAGAAGATCGGCGCCGCGATGTATCAGCAGGCCGCTGACGCTCAACCAAAAGCCGAGGAAACTAAAGCCGAAGAGCCAAAGACAGAAGCTCCAGTTGAAGGTGAGTTTGAAGAGAAGAAATAAACATATATGTTTAAAGAAGGGATAAGCAGTGAATTAAAAGAGCCAATAGATAAATTTGTCTCAAAAGATGGCTATTATTTAGCTTATCTAGATGGTCAAATAAATTTAGCAAATATTAATAAAGATAATGTAGAAAAATTATCTTATGATGATATTGGTTTGAATAGAGCAAACAATTATTCTTGGGATGAAATTGAGAAGGCATTTGCTGAATCATATGGCGAATCTGAAGAATATGAAAAATGGAAAAATAATTAAATAACTGTCATTCCCGCGCAAGCGGGAACCCAGGAGTAAAACGTACAAACTTTAAAAATTATTATTCTATAATTAAGGTTAATACGGTAAAATCCTGGGTCCTAGCTTTCGCTAGGATGACAAATAAAAAAATAATATGGCCGAACAAAATAATCAGCAGGTTCAAATTAATGATTCAATTCCTGGTGGTGAATATGCTAACATTGCTTGGATTGATCATAACGAGGAAGAATTTCGTGTAATTTTTGGAAACATTGTTGGTGCTTCAGGAAAAGTTACAGCTAAAGTTGTAACAACACCAGGTCACTTCAAAAGAATTATCGCTGCTATGACAGAGAACCTAAAAAAATACGAAGATCAGTTCGGTGCAGTTAAACAAGCTGAACAGAATGAAAAAGAAATTGGCTTCAAAGGTTAATTTTATAATTTTTAATTTTGTAATTTTATACTTAATTTTTATTGTCTTAATTTTTAGTTTTGAAATTAAAAATTTAGAGCATTAACTAAAAATTAAAAACTATAAAACTATAAAATTTACAGTATTTCATGTCTAAAGATTACTACGATATATTAGATGTATCTAAAACCGCCTCAGAAGAAGAAATAAAAAAAGCTTTTCGTAAAAAAGCCCATCAACATCATCCTGATAAAGATGGTGGTGATGAAGCTAAGTTTAAGGAAATAAATGAGGCTTATCAGGTTTTAGGCAATAAAGACAAGCGCTCACAATATGATCGCTTTGGTTCAGCTTACTCAAACCAAGCCGGTGGCCAAGGCGCCAGCGGTTTTGGTGGTTTTGACGGATTTTCCGGACAAGGCATTAACATGGATGATCTAAGTGAAATGTTTGGCGGCTTTGGAGATATTTTTGGATTTGGCGGCGGACAGAATCGTCGTTCACATTCGACACGCGGTAGTGATGTACAGGTTAATGTTAGTATTCCATTTATGGAATCTGTTTTCGGCGTTGAAAAAGAAATAAAATTTTATAAAACAAGTACTTGTAAAGATTGTACTGGGACCGGAGCAGAAAAAGGTTCTGATGTAGAAACCTGTAAAAATTGTCATGGCTCTGGAATGGTTATGAAAATTCAACGTACTATTTTAGGCGCTATGCAGATGCAAACACCTTGTTCAGATTGTCAGGGTGAAGGTCGTATTATTACAAAACCTTGTAAACATTGTCATGGCACAGGTTTGTTTAAAGATGATGTAACAATGACAGTAAAGATTCCAGCTGGTATTTCTGATGGCGAAATGATTCGTTTAACCGGTCAAGGTGAAGCTGGCACTAAAGGCGGTGGAACAGGCGATTTATATATTAAAGTTTCAGTTAACAACGATAATCGTTTTACAAGAAAAGGCGATGACATTGTATCACAAGCTACAATTGGTTTTCCTGATGCTGCGCTTGGTACTAAAATTGATATTAATACAGTTGATGGTTTGGTTAGTTTGAAAATTCCTGAGGGCACTCAATCGGGCAAGATTTTTATACTAAAAAGTAGGGGAGTGCCGCATCTTAGATCTAATGGTCGTGGTAATCACTTAGTTGAAGTAATTGTTAAAACGCCGACGGATTTAAGTAAAAAACAGAAACAATTATTAGAAGAGTTTAAAAATTAAGTAAAACTACATAAATTAGGCCTTAATAGGCCTTTTTTGTTTACTATTGACAATACTTAAAATAAGTGTTATTATCTAGTATTGCTATTTTACATTATAATATTAAAAAACAAATTATATAAACTTAAAGGAAAGGTTCGCAGATGAAAAAGCTATTTTTAGTTTTATTCGTTATTTCTTCATTATTCATTGTAAATGTCATAAAGGCAGATCCAGTTATTGTTATTAAAAAAAGCACAAATCTCGAGAATTTTATTTTTGCTGCACCAACCAACTTTCCATATTCAGTCGATTTTACAGTTGAAGGTGTTATAAAAAATTCAGATGATGTGGGTGTGAAAACTAGCAGCGGATACGTTATAGACCAGACAGGTTGGAAAAAAGTACACTGCTTATTTGAAGATAAATTTTTAGTTACTTTTCTGAGTTTGTCTTCTACGTTGAGCGACGAATTGAATAAATTTCTAAACAATGAGTCAAAATCTGGTACATTTAAGTGGGTTATGAAAGACGAAGAAGAGATTTATGTAGGCAATTCTAAAACCTGGCTTGAAGGTTATTACACGTTCATGAGCATGAATAATACTTCTCACGAATGTAGTAGTCAGGGTGGTAAAATTACATTTACAATCAACAGAAAATACGGAACGGTAAAAATTCACATTAAGAATGTTAGGCCGTACTTTGATAAGCCTGAATTTCTGACAATGGACCCCAAAAAAGTTAAGGCAAATTTTCCCACAATGTATAGTAATTATGATTTTAATTCCCAAAGAACATGTAAGGTCTACATCCCTTCCTTTGACGGTTGCGGTGATGCAGGACTTAGAATAATTGCCAAAATAGACAATACTCCAGATAAGGACTACTCAACTATTAACGGCACGTTCATTCATGGTAAATATAAGAATTGTGGTTTCGAACTTAAGATACTTAAAGAGAGGCCAAGCCATGCATATATTGAACTTTTTCGAAAAGAAATTCCGGTCAGAGAAATTAATTCGGCTATCCTCACTATAGTAATGGGCAGAAATCAAAAGATAACTCAAAAAATAACCGGAGTTTTCTATTTAGCTCAAGACCTTCATAAAGTTGATCAGAATAATTACCGTAGAGATCAACTATTAATAGAAGGAACTTTTTCTGAATTAAATTCAGAATCAGTAAGTTTCTAAGATGCAATAAAGCATCAAAATTATTTATAGCTCACACGTAAAAAGGTGAGCTATATTTTTTTAGTTAATCTTGACTAATTATCGTCTTTAGGGTAAGGTTTTGACAAACAAAAAATTAAAACAATCGGAAAGGAATTTTAGAATGAGGAGAAAATTGCTCTTTTTATTGTTAATGTCAATTTTAGCTGTGTCTACTTTTGCTCAGCTCATTCAACCAGTTTTTATAGTTGAAAGTGTTGATTCAAAATTTAAAGACGTGAATGATTTTGTCTTTACAGGTAAGCCCGTGAGTAGCGATGAATGTGGAATCTTCTTCTATAATTGCGAAGATTTAGACTATTGTCCTCTCAATATTTTGTATAAAGGCAGGATGATATCAGTTTATCCGGAACATGATCTTGGTTTGAAAAAGTTTCTGGCTGAAAGTAAAAGTGCTTGCCATTCACGTCCACGTTGGTTTGACGAGGCCGCATCTGCTACTTAGCTGGCTTATAGATTTGATGAGATTAATGAAGCTTATATCCAAACTACTGATATAAAAAGTAAGTGCAGATTGATTGGTAATATTGAGTCCGGTCTAATTACGATTGAGTACCAATATAGATCCATGAAGATCGTTGTCTACTTTTCAAATCTCGAAGTTCCCTGGAAAGAGGCTGAGGAAGATAACGAAGAGGAAGAATAAGTTTTGTGTTAGTTTTTGCCCTGTTGTTTTTATTAACAGCAGGGCTTTATATTTTTTCGGATAACCTTGACAAAACGTTAATTGTATGATTATATGTAATATCCAGAAATGGATAAATTATTTGAATAATAATTGCTCATTTAAAAAAGCCTGCAGAAGGAGCAGGATAATAAATGGTAAAAATATTTATAACTTTAATACTTTCACTTTTAGTAATTAGCTGCGGGGATGAGACACTTTCCTCGAATCAGCCAACTCAGGGGTCTTTGACTAGCGCAGACTCAATCGTCTCGCTATACAAAAACATTTCCACTGGTTTGGTAAAATACTCTGAGTTACCCAATTCAGCAATAAGATTTGATTCTCTTGAGGAGCGCTCTCCTGACCCGCCATATTTTATGACAAAAGGAGTGCTTTACTTATATATTAAAGACGTACTTTTTGATTCAATAAAATATTATTCTTATCACGGCGGAATGTTTAGACCACCTGTATATGCTTGCATCACGAATGGAACATATATACTTAGCATAAAGAGCAGAGTAGATAATATGTATAATCAAGGAGAAGCGAATTGGTATTTAATGAAGAATGATGGAAGCGATGCATTTAAAATCCCGAAAGTCCTTTCCTTAAATGGAGCGGGTTTATACGAGGCTAATTACGTAAATATTTGTAACGTAAAGCCTGGGCCAACAATGCTCATTTTTTACGGGTTCTATTATTGTGACAGAGAAACCTATGTTACGTACAATATTCCCGACGGTTTTAAAAATTATCATCGTCGCCGCGAAACAGGCTGTGAAAGTCCATGGAAATGGATTACACAATAGTTTTAAGTCTTGCATTTATTTCGGTATCTGCAAGGCTTTTTTAATTTCTAAAAAACAAGTACAATAGCCTTATGAAACAAGCTAAGATTGTAGTTATTCTAGGTCCAACTGCTTCCGGCAAAACTAAACTAGGAGTAGAGCTGGCTCGCCAATTTAATGGCGAGATTATTAGTGCTGATTCAAGACAGGTTTATAAGGGTATGGACGTAGGAACAGGCAAGGATTTGGCTGAGTATGACAAGGGGAGAAATGGGGTGAATTATCACCTTATAGACGTCGCCTTGCCAAAGCAGCAGTATGACCTTAAAAAGTACCAAAAAGCCGCCTACGAGGCGATTTTAGGCCTTATAAAGCACGATAAACTGCCAATAATTGTCGGTGGTTCAGGTCTGTATTTGCAAGCCGTTGTTGATGGCTATGTTTTAACTGACAAAAAACCTGAGATATCTAAGCGAAGTGATTTAGAGAAAAAAAGTTTGAAGCAGATTCAGATGATGATTGCTAAGGCTGATAAGAATTTTTTTGAACGATTTAATAACAGTGAAAAGAATAACAAACGAAGACTGATTAGATATCTAGAAATAATTACTGCCAGTAAAAGTATAATTGCTGAAAAACCAAAAATTAAAAAACCACCCTATGACTTTTTAGTAATTGGTTTAGAGTTGGGTATGGAAACTTTGCGTAAAAGAATTAAGCAACGCATTTTAGATAGACTGGGTCCCAGCTTACGCTGGGATGACAATATGATAGAAGAGGTTAAGAAACTTCATGAAGCTGGTTTAAGTTATAAGCGATTAGAAAGCTTCGGATTAGAATATAAATTCATTGCTTTATATTTACAAAAAAAACTTTCCAAAGCTGAGATGATTGAAAAGTTGTCGATTGCGACTGGTCAGTTTGCGAAGAGGCAGATGACTTGGTTTAGAAGATGGGAAAAGCAGGGGAGAGAGATTGAATGGTTCAACGCAAAAGAAAATAAAAAAATAGTTAAAACAGTAAAACAATTCCTAAGTTCTAAGTAGTATTTTATTTTGTTGAGTTATATAAAGCTAAAATTTCAGCTGCTGATAAAGCACGATTATAAATTCGAACGTCATCTATAGAGCCATTGGTAAAATAACTACCAGCAAAAGAGCCGATTACTATGTTAGCTGAAGAAATCCCAACAGAAGCATTAGACGTTGAAGCTCTAGGTACGCCATTAACATATAAGGTCATGCTATTTAAGGAAGCATTAGCTACTCCAGCATAATGATTCCAGGTATTTATCACAGGATCGCTGCTATATACAGCATCATAACGCACAGAATCAA is a genomic window of Candidatus Falkowbacteria bacterium containing:
- the dnaK gene encoding molecular chaperone DnaK; this translates as MAKILGIDLGTTNCAMAIMEGGQPKIIENIEGNRTTPSIVAVSKTGERLVGLTAKRQAVTNPENTIFAVKRLIGRRFDDPEVQRDLKNMPYKITQSGDGVKVKIQDKEYTPQEVSAMILSKLKADAEAKIGEKITEAIITVPAYFDDSQRQATKDAGKIAGLDVKRIINEPTAAALAYGFDKKKGQKVAVYDLGGGTFDVSILEISEDTVEVKSTNGNTHLGGEDFDQILVNWIIDEFKKDQGIDLSKDTLSLQRIKEAAEKAKIELSTVTETEINQPFITSDASGPKHLVMKMTRAKLESLVGDLVEQTIEPCKKALADAGMTVNDLQEIIMVGGMTRMPLVLEKVKAFFGKEPNLTVNPDEVVALGAAVQAGVMQGDIRDVLLLDVTPLTLGIETLGGVATPLIERNTTIPTSKSQIFSTAADSQTSVEIHVVQGERPMASDNKSLGRFILDGIPPAPRGIPQVEVGFDLDANGILNVKATDKASGKAQHITITASSGLSKEEVEKMRKEAELHADEDKKKKDSADVKNQAEAVVFQTDKLLSESGDKMKAEDKTDLEAKLKALKDVKDTDKYDDIKKAMDELNTVAQKIGAAMYQQAADAQPKAEETKAEEPKTEAPVEGEFEEKK
- a CDS encoding DUF3467 domain-containing protein; translation: MAEQNNQQVQINDSIPGGEYANIAWIDHNEEEFRVIFGNIVGASGKVTAKVVTTPGHFKRIIAAMTENLKKYEDQFGAVKQAEQNEKEIGFKG
- the dnaJ gene encoding molecular chaperone DnaJ, with protein sequence MSKDYYDILDVSKTASEEEIKKAFRKKAHQHHPDKDGGDEAKFKEINEAYQVLGNKDKRSQYDRFGSAYSNQAGGQGASGFGGFDGFSGQGINMDDLSEMFGGFGDIFGFGGGQNRRSHSTRGSDVQVNVSIPFMESVFGVEKEIKFYKTSTCKDCTGTGAEKGSDVETCKNCHGSGMVMKIQRTILGAMQMQTPCSDCQGEGRIITKPCKHCHGTGLFKDDVTMTVKIPAGISDGEMIRLTGQGEAGTKGGGTGDLYIKVSVNNDNRFTRKGDDIVSQATIGFPDAALGTKIDINTVDGLVSLKIPEGTQSGKIFILKSRGVPHLRSNGRGNHLVEVIVKTPTDLSKKQKQLLEEFKN
- the miaA gene encoding tRNA (adenosine(37)-N6)-dimethylallyltransferase MiaA; translation: MKQAKIVVILGPTASGKTKLGVELARQFNGEIISADSRQVYKGMDVGTGKDLAEYDKGRNGVNYHLIDVALPKQQYDLKKYQKAAYEAILGLIKHDKLPIIVGGSGLYLQAVVDGYVLTDKKPEISKRSDLEKKSLKQIQMMIAKADKNFFERFNNSEKNNKRRLIRYLEIITASKSIIAEKPKIKKPPYDFLVIGLELGMETLRKRIKQRILDRLGPSLRWDDNMIEEVKKLHEAGLSYKRLESFGLEYKFIALYLQKKLSKAEMIEKLSIATGQFAKRQMTWFRRWEKQGREIEWFNAKENKKIVKTVKQFLSSK